The following coding sequences lie in one Halorarum halophilum genomic window:
- the serB gene encoding phosphoserine phosphatase SerB codes for MRIVAFDFDGTLSDSEMTVLLGEREGVAGEMADITERAMNDEISYAESLRKRAGLLTDLEEDLAEEAYGEVRLRPGAARVIERLRERGHYVAILTGGFERGVRRALEHEGVEVDEIVSNRLPVSGGRLTGEVEGSLIEGTKDEQLERLADEQDVPLSETVAVGDGANDLPMLEVAGLAVGYQPKPAVAPACDLVVESMTELADRFEDEGILVPDVRNER; via the coding sequence ATGCGCATCGTCGCGTTCGACTTCGACGGGACGCTCTCGGACTCGGAGATGACCGTGCTGCTCGGCGAGCGGGAGGGGGTCGCCGGGGAGATGGCGGACATCACCGAGCGGGCGATGAACGACGAGATCAGCTACGCGGAGAGCCTGCGGAAGCGGGCGGGTCTCCTGACGGACCTCGAGGAGGACCTCGCCGAGGAGGCGTACGGCGAGGTCCGACTCCGGCCCGGCGCGGCGCGGGTCATCGAACGGCTCCGCGAGCGCGGCCACTACGTCGCCATCCTCACTGGCGGCTTCGAGCGCGGCGTCCGGCGCGCGCTGGAGCACGAGGGCGTCGAGGTGGACGAGATCGTCTCGAACCGGCTCCCGGTCTCGGGAGGTCGGCTCACCGGCGAGGTCGAGGGGTCGCTCATCGAGGGCACCAAGGACGAACAGCTCGAGCGGCTCGCCGACGAGCAAGACGTCCCCCTCTCAGAGACCGTCGCGGTCGGCGACGGCGCGAACGACCTGCCGATGCTGGAGGTCGCCGGGCTGGCGGTCGGCTACCAGCCGAAGCCAGCGGTCGCGCCCGCCTGCGACCTCGTGGTCGAGTCGATGACGGAGCTCGCCGACCGGTTCGAGGACGAGGGGATACTCGTCCCCGACGTGCGGAACGAGCGGTAG
- a CDS encoding pyridoxal-phosphate-dependent aminotransferase family protein: MTDDDFLLLNPGPVPVREEVLAAMSEPMVSHRSADFEAVYERAQDGLDYVFERSTPDGESTSAGGTSIVLNGTATMGMEAAVANLVGEGDEVVSLVNGKFGRRFARIAERYTDEVVRVDADWGESIDVADVEAAVSDDTALVTTVHNETSTGLVNPTEAVGEIAAEHDARFVVDGVTCIGGAEFRIDDWNVDIALTDAQKAIETPPGISAMYLADGVEEHLDGESAPFYEDLDWHLRKAGQHQTPFTSAVPLFRALAVAVEGIESETMPTRIDRHRRQAAAFREGFTGMGLELFATPEGESELSNTVTAIALPESIRGDADDFFDAVAERNVSISGGQAHLGGEIFRVSNMGSLSDEQILRGIRTVGEAMGDAGVDVDVEAGLDAAEGELE, from the coding sequence ATGACCGACGACGACTTCCTGCTGCTCAACCCCGGGCCGGTGCCGGTCCGCGAGGAGGTGCTGGCGGCGATGAGCGAACCGATGGTCTCGCACCGCTCGGCCGACTTCGAGGCCGTCTACGAGCGCGCACAGGACGGGCTGGACTACGTGTTCGAGCGCTCGACCCCGGACGGCGAGTCGACCTCGGCCGGCGGGACGAGCATCGTCCTCAACGGGACGGCGACGATGGGGATGGAGGCCGCGGTCGCCAACCTCGTCGGCGAGGGCGACGAGGTCGTCTCGCTCGTCAACGGGAAGTTCGGCCGTCGCTTCGCCCGCATCGCCGAGCGGTACACCGACGAGGTCGTCCGGGTGGACGCCGACTGGGGCGAGTCGATCGACGTCGCCGACGTGGAGGCTGCCGTCTCCGACGACACGGCGCTCGTCACGACGGTCCACAACGAGACCTCGACTGGGCTGGTGAACCCCACCGAGGCGGTCGGCGAGATCGCGGCCGAGCACGACGCCCGGTTCGTCGTCGACGGCGTCACCTGCATCGGCGGCGCCGAGTTCCGGATCGACGACTGGAACGTCGACATCGCGCTCACCGACGCACAGAAGGCCATCGAGACGCCGCCGGGGATCTCGGCGATGTACCTGGCCGACGGCGTCGAGGAGCACCTCGACGGCGAGTCGGCGCCGTTCTACGAGGACCTCGACTGGCACCTCCGGAAGGCCGGCCAGCACCAGACGCCGTTCACCTCCGCCGTCCCGCTGTTCCGCGCGCTCGCGGTCGCCGTCGAGGGCATCGAGTCCGAGACGATGCCGACCCGCATCGACCGCCACCGCCGCCAGGCCGCCGCGTTCCGCGAGGGGTTCACCGGCATGGGGCTGGAGCTGTTCGCGACCCCCGAGGGCGAGTCGGAGCTGTCGAACACGGTGACCGCCATCGCGCTCCCAGAGTCGATCCGGGGCGACGCCGACGACTTCTTCGACGCCGTCGCCGAGCGGAACGTCTCCATCTCGGGCGGCCAGGCCCACCTCGGCGGGGAGATCTTCCGCGTCTCGAACATGGGCTCGCTGTCGGACGAGCAGATCCTCCGCGGGATCCGGACGGTCGGCGAGGCGATGGGCGACGCCGGCGTCGACGTGGACGTCGAGGCGGGCCTCGACGCCGCTGAAGGGGAACTGGAGTAG
- the serA gene encoding phosphoglycerate dehydrogenase, protein MKVLVSDPVADAGMELLREAGHEVETGYDLDGDALLEAVRDVNALIVRSGTEVDRELFEAAPNLVIVGRAGVGVDNIDIDAATDHGVIVANAPQGNIRAAAEHTVAMAFAVARSIPQAHDRLKDGEWAKGDYLGRELNNKTLGIVGLGRVGQEVAKRLDSFGMDLVVFDPYISEERAGQFGAELVDEVHECLERADFATIHTPLLPETEGMIGAEELESLGDGYLVNVARGGLVDEDALAEAVANGPVKGAALDVFAEEPLPADSPLLDVDDIVVTPHLGASTEAAQENVAIDTARQVLAAFNEEPVMSALNAPSMDESAFPRVKPYIDVAETAGRIAAQLLGERISSVEVHYEGEIADEEIDLVTASALKGVFSQLEYEVNAVNAPQLAEDRGIEVTESKTRQTEDFQSLVRVTVEDGDSSMSVEGTLFAGDDPRIVRIDDYRVDARPYGHMLVARNRDEPGVIGLVGTVLGESNVNIAGMFNARETIGGEAITVYNLDGPVPTETLQRLLADDRVIEVTTITLDEA, encoded by the coding sequence ATGAAGGTACTCGTCAGCGACCCGGTCGCGGACGCCGGGATGGAGCTGTTACGCGAGGCGGGCCACGAGGTCGAGACAGGCTACGACCTCGACGGCGACGCCCTGCTGGAGGCGGTCAGGGACGTCAACGCGCTCATCGTGCGCTCCGGCACCGAGGTGGACCGCGAACTGTTCGAGGCCGCCCCGAACCTCGTCATCGTCGGGCGGGCCGGCGTCGGCGTCGACAACATCGACATCGACGCGGCGACCGACCACGGCGTCATCGTCGCGAACGCGCCGCAGGGGAACATCCGCGCGGCCGCCGAACACACCGTCGCGATGGCGTTCGCCGTCGCCCGCTCCATCCCGCAGGCCCACGACCGGCTCAAGGACGGCGAGTGGGCGAAGGGCGACTACCTCGGGCGCGAACTGAACAACAAGACGCTCGGCATCGTCGGCCTCGGCCGCGTCGGTCAGGAGGTCGCGAAGCGGCTCGACTCCTTCGGCATGGATCTGGTCGTCTTCGACCCGTACATCTCCGAGGAGCGCGCCGGCCAGTTCGGCGCCGAACTCGTCGACGAGGTCCACGAGTGCCTGGAGCGGGCCGACTTCGCGACCATCCACACCCCGCTGCTCCCCGAGACGGAGGGGATGATCGGCGCCGAGGAGCTGGAGTCGCTCGGCGACGGCTACCTCGTCAACGTCGCCCGCGGCGGCCTCGTCGACGAGGACGCGCTCGCCGAGGCGGTGGCGAACGGCCCCGTCAAGGGCGCCGCACTCGACGTGTTCGCCGAGGAGCCGCTCCCCGCCGACTCGCCGCTGCTCGACGTGGACGACATCGTCGTCACGCCCCACCTCGGCGCCTCCACCGAGGCCGCCCAGGAGAACGTCGCCATCGACACCGCCAGACAGGTGCTCGCGGCGTTCAACGAGGAGCCGGTGATGAGCGCGCTGAACGCGCCCTCGATGGACGAGTCGGCGTTCCCCCGCGTCAAGCCCTACATCGACGTGGCCGAGACGGCCGGGCGCATCGCCGCCCAGCTCCTCGGCGAACGCATCTCGTCGGTCGAGGTCCACTACGAGGGCGAGATCGCCGACGAGGAGATCGACCTCGTCACCGCCTCGGCGCTGAAGGGCGTCTTCTCCCAGCTCGAGTACGAGGTGAACGCCGTCAACGCGCCGCAGCTCGCCGAGGACCGCGGCATCGAGGTGACCGAGAGCAAGACCCGCCAGACCGAGGACTTCCAGAGCCTCGTCCGGGTGACCGTCGAGGACGGCGACAGCTCGATGTCGGTCGAGGGGACGCTGTTCGCCGGCGACGACCCCCGAATCGTCCGCATCGACGACTACAGGGTGGACGCCCGTCCGTACGGCCACATGCTCGTCGCACGCAACCGCGACGAACCCGGCGTCATCGGGCTCGTCGGCACGGTGCTCGGCGAGTCGAACGTGAACATCGCGGGGATGTTCAACGCCCGCGAGACCATCGGCGGCGAGGCGATCACCGTGTACAACCTCGACGGCCCGGTGCCGACGGAGACGCTCCAGCGCCTGCTCGCCGACGACCGCGTCATCGAGGTCACGACCATCACGCTGGACGAGGCCTGA